The Pyxidicoccus sp. MSG2 DNA segment CCGCCTCCGACTGGGTGGTGGAGCTGTGCCGGAAGGAGCGGGCGGGGCTCGCGGGCCAGGAGTCCGGCGCGCGGTAGTCCGAGGGCGGCGTGGGCTCCCGCGCACGGACGGGCCCTTCCCGAAGCCGCGAGCCCTCGGGAACGGGCGGGCTTGCGGGGACGGAGGGCGGGGCCTGGGGCGCCCGAGGACGCGGGCCCCCTCACTTCGCGGAGCCGCGAGCCCTCGGGAACAGGCGGGCTCGCGGGGACGGAGGACGCCCGGGGGGACCCGGGCTCCCCTCACTTCACTTCACGCGGAACCGTGCCTCCGCCGGGCTCGCTCCGCCGGAGCGCTGCACGCCCCGGTCCGGATTGGCGGCCAGGTGCTCCAACACCTTGAACACCGTCTCCACCTCGTTCGGCATGCCGATGTCGGCGGCGAGCTGCTCGGCGGAGCGGGCCTCCGCGCGGGCCTCGCCCAGACGGGCCGTCAGCTTGCGCTGCAGCTCCAGCACCACACCCGCGGCCTTCTTGCCCGCCTCCACGCCCGGCTGGTGGTAGGCATTGATGTGCACGAGGCTGGCGTAGAAGCCCACCGCGCGCTCATACAGCGCAATCAGCGCGCCCACCGTGCGCGGGCTCACGTCCGGCACGGTGAGGGTGAGCGACTCGCGGCCCTTCTCGAACAGCGCGCGGCGCGTGCCCAGCAGGAAGCCCAGCAGGTAGTCCCCGCTGGTGACGCCGGGCTCCACCTCGAAGGTGGGCCCCTGGCGGTCCTTCAGCACCTCGATGAAGGTGGCGAAGAAGTTGTGCACGCCCTCGCGCAGTTGCTGCACGTACGCGTGCTGGTCCGTGGAGCCCTTGTTCCCGTAGACGGCGATGCCCTGGTTCACCACCTTGCCGTCCAGGTCCAGCTCCTTGCCCAGCGACTCCATGACGAGCTGCTGGAGGTAGCGCGACATCAGGAGCAGCCGGTCCTTGTACGGCAGGATGACCATGTCCTTCGCGCCGCGCCCTTCGCCCGCCTGGTGCCACATCAATGCCAGCAGCGCGGCCGGGTTCTTCTGCACGTCCCGCTGCCGCGTCGCCGTGTCCATCTCCCGCGCGCCCGCGAGCATCCCGTCGATGTCCAGCCCCTGCAGCCTTGCCGGCAACAGGCCCACCGCCGACAGCACCGACGTGCGCCCGCCAACCCAGTCCCACATGGGGAAGGTGCGCAGCCAGCCCTGCTTCTTCGCGGTGCCGTCCAGCTCGCTGCCCGCGCCCGTGACGGCCACCGCGTGCTTGCTGAAGTCGAGCCCCTTCGCCTGGTACGCGTGCCCGGCCTCCAGCATGCCGTTGCGCGTCTCCTTGGTGCCGCCCGACTTGCTGACGACCAGCGTCAGCGTCTCGGCCAGTCCGTCACCGAGCTGCGCCACCACCCGGTCCATGCCGTCCGGGTCCGTGTTGTCGAAGAAGGACACCTTCATCGTGTCCCGCGCCGTGCCCAGCGCGTCCGCCACCAGCTGCGGCCCCAGCGCCGAGCCGCCGATGCCCACCACCAGCAGGTGCGTGAAGCGCTGCGCCTTCTGCGGCTTCACCGTGCCGGCGTGCACGTCGCGCGCGAAGGCGTGGATGGCCGCCACCGTGTCGGTGATTTCCTTCTTCAGCCCCGCATCCGGCGCCAGTTCCGGCGCGCGCAGCCAGTAGTGGCCCACCTTGCGCTTCTCGTCCGGGTTGGCAATGGCGCCCTTCTCCAGCGCCTCCATCTCCGTGAAGGCCTCTTCCATGCGCGGGCGCATCCGCTCCAGGAAGTCCGCGGGGAACTGCATGCGCGAGATGTCGAGCGAGAACCCCACGGACGGCACGACGCACAGGTAACGCTGGTACCGCTCCCACAGCTCTCGCTCGGTCATGACTCCTCTTTCGCGCGCAAAGGTGCCACGTGGCTTAGCGCCTCCGCATGCGGGTGGGAAGCCGCTCGCGGGGGCAGCGAGACTCGAGGGCACCCCCGGAAGGCCAGTGCTCAACACCTCATGGTGGCATGGGGGGCAACGCCCCCAGCGCGACGGCCTACGCTGACGGGGGGGCGGCCTCCGGTGACGGGCGGGCGGCCTCCGGTGGCGGCACGGACGCCGCCGGCTTCCAGGCGGGGTTGCGGAAGATGTAGCCCAGCCGCTGGCTCAGCGGGCCGGGCTTCTTCGCGTCGCGGATGATGGCCGCCACCTCGTGGGTGGCGATGCGCAGCGGGTTGTATGTCTCGAGGTTCTTCGTCAGCCCGTACACCGGCTTCTCCGTCTCCGGCTCGAAGGTGCCGAAGAGCCTGTCCCACAGCATCAGGATGCCCGCGTAGTTCTTGTCGAGGTAGCGCGGGTTGGAGCCGTGGTGCACGCGGTGGTGCGAGGGCGTGTTGAAGAGCCACTCGAACGGACGCGGCAGCTTCACGATGGCCTCGGTGTGAATCCAGTACTGGTAGAGCAGGTTGAGCCCCTGCTGGATGAAGATCATCGCCGGGTGGAAGCCCAGCAGCGCGAGTGGTGCCCAGAACGGCCAGCTCGTGGGGACCAGCCACGGCTGCCGCAGCGCAGTGGAGAGGTTGTAGTGCTCGCTGGAGTGGTGCACCACGTGCGACGCCCAGAAGAAGCGGCTCTCGTGGTGGATGCGGTGGTACCAGTAGTAGCAGAGGTCCTCCGCGAAGAAGAGCAGCACCCAGGCCACCACGCCCGAGCCCATGCGCAAGGGCGTCCACTCGTAGAGCGCGAGGTAGCCGGCGAAGGCGACGAACTTCCACCCCAGCGACAGGGCCGAGTAGCCCAGGCCCATGGTGAGGCTGGCAATGGTGTCCTTCCAGGTGTGGCCCACCACGGGGCGGCCCGCGTC contains these protein-coding regions:
- a CDS encoding sterol desaturase family protein; this translates as MDAAHIPDVLTPVIPVFVLTVIAEAFWVKKLKDAGRPVVGHTWKDTIASLTMGLGYSALSLGWKFVAFAGYLALYEWTPLRMGSGVVAWVLLFFAEDLCYYWYHRIHHESRFFWASHVVHHSSEHYNLSTALRQPWLVPTSWPFWAPLALLGFHPAMIFIQQGLNLLYQYWIHTEAIVKLPRPFEWLFNTPSHHRVHHGSNPRYLDKNYAGILMLWDRLFGTFEPETEKPVYGLTKNLETYNPLRIATHEVAAIIRDAKKPGPLSQRLGYIFRNPAWKPAASVPPPEAARPSPEAAPPSA
- a CDS encoding glucose-6-phosphate isomerase — its product is MTERELWERYQRYLCVVPSVGFSLDISRMQFPADFLERMRPRMEEAFTEMEALEKGAIANPDEKRKVGHYWLRAPELAPDAGLKKEITDTVAAIHAFARDVHAGTVKPQKAQRFTHLLVVGIGGSALGPQLVADALGTARDTMKVSFFDNTDPDGMDRVVAQLGDGLAETLTLVVSKSGGTKETRNGMLEAGHAYQAKGLDFSKHAVAVTGAGSELDGTAKKQGWLRTFPMWDWVGGRTSVLSAVGLLPARLQGLDIDGMLAGAREMDTATRQRDVQKNPAALLALMWHQAGEGRGAKDMVILPYKDRLLLMSRYLQQLVMESLGKELDLDGKVVNQGIAVYGNKGSTDQHAYVQQLREGVHNFFATFIEVLKDRQGPTFEVEPGVTSGDYLLGFLLGTRRALFEKGRESLTLTVPDVSPRTVGALIALYERAVGFYASLVHINAYHQPGVEAGKKAAGVVLELQRKLTARLGEARAEARSAEQLAADIGMPNEVETVFKVLEHLAANPDRGVQRSGGASPAEARFRVK